CGCCCGCCGGGCATGCGCCGAGGGGAGCCAGGTCAGATCCCGCAGGAGTGCCCGGTCGGGTTGTCCACTGCTCATGGTGCTCCTGTTCACGCGGCGTGGTCGGCGGTGACGGCGTCGAGCATCCGAACCGCGTCCCGGGTGGCCAGGGCGAATGCGGTGGCTTGGCGGATCGTGTCCCGGTGGGCCTGCATCGCGCGCTGGTGAGCGAAGGCCTCGCGGCTCAGGTCGCCCTGGGCCAGCGTGTCGCCCACGACCACGACCGCTCCCGGGCCGAGGTCCCACACGACGGCATTGACCGCCGCACCGGCGGCCGCGAGCGGGTTGAGTTCCTGCATGACCCACGTACGCTCGTGCGGATTCAGCCCGCGCTCGCGCATGCCCTGGACCGCGGATCGGAACATGCCGCCGGTGCCGGCGGTCGGCTCATTAAACGACTCCCCAGCACCCTTGACGACGTGGGGACTCTCGGTGGTGCCCATGAGCATGCGCGCCATCAGATCGGTGATCTCGGGAGGGGTGTGGTATTCCCCCAGGCCCTTGCGTGAGCTGTTGTGCCGAAGGTTGGTGATGGTCCACGACATCAGGTCGATGTCGCAGCGGAAGTACGGGTCGCTGTCTCCGGTGTAGTGGAGCACGCCTGCGCGCAGCGCGGCCCGGGTGACGGCCGCGATCCCGCGCAGTTCCTGTTCGCCGAGGTCTTCCTCCGTCCAGCGGAAGATCGGTGCGGCGACGTCCATGAGGTCGGGCCGCAGCATCCAGGTCGCGGCGTACACCTCGGCGTATCCCTTGACCAGGACCCGCGGGGGCTGGGCGGCGATGTAACTGGAGAGAGCGCCTGCATGCATCGCGCCCTCGGACTTGCTGGGCCACAGTGCCAGGGCCGCGACGACGCCCATCGGGATGTCCATGCGGCTGCTGCCGCAACTCCCGTACCAGGCATCGGCGATCGATTCCCCGAGGTCGGCGCCGCTGCGCCGGGTGATGGGGAAGTGGGGCGGGTTGCTGACTCCGGCGTGCCGGGCGCACCCGGGATCGGCACAGTCGGGGCTGTCGGCGGCCGGCGCCTCAGGAACGAGGGCGAGGGCGGGGGTGGGGGCGGGCTGCCGGACGGAGGACAGGGCCTCCGTGAGACGGGCAGCGAAATCAGGGTGGGCCATGAGAGAGCTGACTTTCGTGCTGTGCTGGTGAATTGCGTCGGGATCAGAGGGCGCGGCAGGTGTCTGCGGCGACCGCGTTGTCAGCAGGGACCTGCTGTGATCCGTGTCGCGGGGGCGACCGTGGGCCATACGACGGTGCCGGGCGTGACGTGTGCGCGCTCCCGGCTGAAGTGCCGCCGTGCCGCGAGCTCGGCGGCGTCGGCGCGGGCCTGCGTGGTCTCGTAGGACGACAGGCCGCCGGCGTAGAGGGCGTTGTAGAGCGCGTCGTAGGCGGCGGCGTTCTCGTCGGGGGAGCGGTAGACCGCGAGGAGAGCCATGCGGTGGCCGTGATCGACGAACGCGATGGTCCATGTGTCGAGGGCTGCCGGCGGGTATCCGGCGGCTTGCGCGTCGTCGAGGGCGTGAGTGAAGGCCGCAGTGTCGACCGATGTGTACTCGTGCCAGGGCAAGGTGCCGTGTCCGAGGGCGAACCGGCCGGCTGCGTCGGGTGTGCAGCGCTCGACGACCCCCGGCGGGCGGCCGCGGTCGAGGATCTCGGCGATCCCGTCGGCGAGCCGGATCCTTGGGGTGTCCGGTGTGACGGTTCGGGCCTCATCGGCGATCTGGCGCATCACCTGAGCCGTGAAGCGGGGCAGGACCATTCCGTCGCGCCGGTGGCCGAGGACCTCGGCGTCGTAGGGCCCGAGCTCGTTGTAGGTGACCGAGGAGGGAAACCACTCGGCCACAGGGCCGGAGGACTGAGGGCTCATGCTGGTAGGTCTCTGTCGAGGAGAATCCGCGGGCCTGGGCGCCGCGGCGTGATGTTCGTAGACGAAGGGCGCGATCCGGCGACACGTCGGCCGGATGCCCTTTCCACGGTGCACTAACAGTACGTACATATTTCCAATTATGCAATCTATCTGGTGTCGCCGATCCAGAGAAGCCGGAACGCGGCCTTGAACTGCTCGTGGCGGGCCGGCGCATCGGGAAGCGCACGCCGTAGCCGGACCCGGAATTCCGGCCCGTGGGACCGGCCGCGCGGACGGGTTCCGTGCACCAGCTCGTGCACCAGGACGTACTCCAGGAGGAGCGGCGGGAGCTGGAAGACGGCCCAGTGCAGCGTCAGCTCGTGGGCTTGCTCCTGGTAGATGCCGCCGTGCCGGCGGCCGATGTCCCGAACCGCGAGCTGCGGCAGCGGGCGCCGGGTCCGCAGGCGGGACCAGCGGGCCGGCGCCGCCGTCTCCAGCCAGGCGCGGCCGGCCCGTGCGTACCAGTCGATGATCGGCCGTGCGCCCTGCCGCGTGATGTCGCCGCGGTAGGCCACAAGCAGACCTGCGCCCGCTCCCTGCCGGAGGTGAACCGGGACGGGGGTGTCGACCAGGTAGAGGCGGACAGGAGTGCCCAGCCAGGTGAGCTTGCATCCATCCGCGAGGTGCTTGTCAGGGTGCAGTGGGGCGCGTTCGGCCATGCGCTGGGCGTGGAGTTCGAGGAGCGAGGCGTTCTGCCGGACGAACCGCATGATCTCGCTCGGGGTCGACGTCGGCAGGACGCGGACAACACGTCGGCCGTCCAGTCGTGTCGTGAGCGCGTGCTGCGTTCGCCGGTGCGACATCACGACGTCGAAGGTGCCGGCGTCGAGGGTGCCGTCGGCCTCCAGAGCCGCGGTGATGTCATGGATGAGGGTGTCGGCCTCGGAGCCGTCCGGGGCGGCGGTCGGTGTCACGGAGAAATTTCTTTCGTCAGGGTTGGTGGTGGACGCCGGCGCCCGCCGGCACGTCCTGCAGTTGCGCACCGGCGGGCAACGCGTACGGCGGCGGCCCTGGCGGGAGTCTTCGACTCCCGCCAGGGCCGTACGGCCGGGTGGTTATCGGGGATTGGGGATCTTGCCCCAGACGTGAACAGGACCCTTGGCGGGCCGTACAGGCATGCCCTTGGGGCCGTTGTGGTGACCGGCGATGATGCGTTCGGCATGGGCACAGCCGTCGGGGTGGGCGCGCGTGTTCAGGCACCGGTTGGGGCTGCGGTAGGGAGCAACCTCCCAGCGGAAGGCCGTACTCGGCGCCCGGCGCGGCTCGCTCGCCTGCTGGTCTTTCTGAACGGCATCCGGCGAGGGCCGGTGGCGAGGCAGCAGCCGGACGACGTTGACGTCACCTTCACTCAGCCCTTCTCGGCGATCGCGCTTGCGCCCGGCCCGGTCGCGGTGGACCACCTCCTTCTCGGTCCACGCGTGCTTGCCCTCCTGGGCCATCAGCTGCCAAGCGGTGTACACGATCTGTGCCCAGGCGCCCGTCGTGCCGAGCGGCGTGCTGGAATCGGGGAAGCGGTCGCCCTTGAGCAGCACCGTTTCGTTGTCCCACATGAGCTCCGGCTGCCGACGGTAGAACTCGGCTATGTCGCCCGCCCGTACGGCGCTGTGCTCGTCCAGGGGCAGCAGTGCGTCGGGGTCGAGCGTGTCGTAGATCCGCCCGGCCGTGTAAAACGTCAGCCAGATGCCCTGGCGGCCGGGTGCGATCAGCCTCCTGCCGTGCACCGAGTTGGCGAACCACCGAGCGGCTCCCCCCAAGACCTGATCCGGGCTCCACAGGGACCAGGAGACGCCGACGATCGGAGTCGGCACGCTCATCTCGCAGAGGTGCTCGGGAGCATCCGGTCCGCCGGCCTTGCGGTCGTACGAGCCGATGGGATCGGCGAAGACCATCAGGCCGCTGGGGGAGGGCAGACGGTCCGTGGTGATCTCTTCCGTCGGTGCCGTCCGCCCTGCGGCGACGGCCAGCCCGGTCATGTCCCCGTCGGCGAAGTAGAGGCGGGCATCACGGAGCCGCTGCGACTCCTGCCCGCACAGGACCAGCGCGGCGGCGGAGTGAGGGTCCGGGGCTCCTGGGAGGTACGGGTACAGCGAGGAACTGCCGCGCCGCAGCGACTCAGCCATGTTCAGCAGCCCGAAGCGCGTGCGCTGGTGCTCCTCCATGGCCTGGCGCAGCTCGGGAAGGCGCTTGGGCTCAGGAGGAGTCCAGGTGTGAACGACGGGAGACGGCAGTGAGCCGAGGGTGCGCATGATGCCTCGTCAGTAGCTTGTGCGTGTGCGAGAAGGCGGGGGCGAGTAAGCCGCACCGGCTCTAATAAACTACATCTATAAATCCAATTACGCAATATGTTGGTGGGACTCCTCGCCCACGGAACGCGCGTATCCGTGAGCTGCCTTGGTGTCCTTGGGATTGCCTAGCACGGTGGCGAGCGCGTACACGAGCCCCCGGAGCTGGTGGTGGATGCTGTCACGGGTGATCCAGTCCCGTGCCGCATCGCATCGCTGCCGCGCTTCGGCGATCTGCAGGGCCAGATCCCGTGCGACGTGCGCGAGCGCGGCCCCGCATAGGGCGTCGACGTCTGCGGCGGCTTGCTCTTGCGGCACGCCAGCGTCGGCGAGCCTGCTGATCATGTCGCGGCGCCGGCTCATCAGGTCGGTCGCGGAGGGCTCTCGGCCGCCGCGGGCGGTGACGGTCATTCTGCTGGCTTTCTGGACGGCGGCGGCGGAGGCTTGTTCGGCTCTCCGCCGCCGGAGGCAGGGGCGTAGGTCGGCTGCGGCGACTCAGAACACCGGGATGATCACTCCCTGCGCCTCGTCGCCGAAGGCGGCCGCGTTGACGAGCGTGGGGGCCACCCAGCGGACCTTCTTCCAGATCCGGCCGGGCCCGTGGAGGAACGTGTGCGGATGACCGCGTCGGATGTGAGGCAGGACGGAGCCGCCCAGTGCGACCGCGTGCTCACGAAGTCGCGCGACTTTGCTGTTGAACGCCGCGATGGCTGGCCCCAGCCTCCAGCCCACCTGGTAGACCGTCGCGGGGCGTCCGCCCTTGGCGTTGTGGCGGCCGCGCATCGGGGCGGCCGACGGCGTCGGCATCACATCGGGCCGGTCGCTGCACATATAGAGCATGTGCGAGATGACGAGCACCGCCAGGCGCCGCACGTAGCCGAGGGTGGCTGTGTCCGCCGACCGGGGCCCGTCCTCGGCCAGTTCGGTCAGGCTCACGCTGTCGTCGACCATCTTGCTGACCGTCGTGGTCCCGGTGGCCGCATTGGCGAACAGCAGCACTGAGCCCAGTCGGCCGTGGGCGGGGCGCACCAGAGCGCTCACCAGGTACACGGGGGTGTCGTCCGTGATCTCGGAGGTGCTGCATACGCCGCGCAGAGCCGGGCGGCCGACCACGAGGAAGCCCAGGACTTCGGATGGCGCGCCCTCGCTGTCGGCGACCACGGCCGGTTTCCTGAGCATGAACAGCGGGTCGGGGTGGGGGAGATGCCGCAGAACCTCGCCGGGGAACTCCGTGTCGACCTCCATGTCGACCAGGCTCTCCGACAGATCGGGATCAAGGTCGTAGGCGACTTTCGTCCTGCGCCACTGCCGCACGGCGGCCACCATCTCTGCTCGCCCGATGAACATCTCGTCCCCGAGACCGCCGCGCGGACGCGGCATGCGGGAGGTGTCGATGTCCTCGCCGAGTGCCATCGGCACCAGGCCCATCAGTCCGGCCGCGCGCAGCACTTCGCTGTGGGCCGACTCGATCTCTGTCGTGATCCGGTCCGCCAGGGAGGAGGCCGACCGGAAGTCGGTACGCGTGTAGTGCGTCCGTGGAGCCTCGGGGCCGCTGCGGGCGCGCGCCAGGAGCGGGATCAGTTCCGTCTTGGTGTAGTCGCTGGGCGGGGGGAGCAGCCGGGATGAGACGCCGGGGAGGGTGAAGGTCGGCTCAGGGGCCGGGCCGGGAGACGAAAACGTGCCTCGGTCGGGGCGTGGGGATGGGGGAGTCACAGGACAACCTCGTCAGGATGGAACGCAAAGGGGGGCGCTGGATCACCCAGCGATCCCCCAAAGCTACCGCGTTATATCCAATTACGCAATTTACTAGTTCCGCCCGCGGTCTTGCGGCTCTCCTGGGTGACGGGCGCGGTCACCTTCGCGATGTCTACGCACGCAGGCGTCTCCTCGCGAATGTCGGGGCCTCCGTTGCGGCGGCCGGTGCCGGCCACCAGGCCGCACTTCCTGTGCTCGGACCCGTTGTCGAGCACCTTGAGGTAGAGGTGAACGCACTCTGCGCAGCGCATCCCGGCCGCGAGCGGGCGCAGCGTCGCCGGATGGATGCCGGCATCCAGGAACTTGCGTATGGAGCCGCGGCCTGCATGGCCGGGAGCCGGAACCGTGGTCCGGGCCTGAGTGTTCGGGGCCGTGGGTGTGCTGGTCATTTCATTTCCTTGCTTCTGCTGTGCGATGTCGTGAGCGGCCTTCCCTGGCTTTCGCCGCGGCCGCGAAGGTGATGAGTGATGCCGTGGCGGCGACGGCGATGCCGTATGCCGAATACGTGGCCATCCGGGCCAGGGAGTCGATCGCGAAGGCGACGCCGGGAGCCTGCGGCGGCACTATGCCCGTCGCGGCCTGGGCGGTGATGCCGAGACCGGCGGAGGCGGTTGCCGTCAGGGCGAGTCCGGGGATGAAGTGCCGGTGTGGCCCGATACGGCGTGACCTGCTGTTGGCCGTGCCCTTCTCGGTGATGGTCACAGGAGCCCGAGGGTGGGGTAGAGGGTGACCGTCCAGAGGTCGACGACGCCGTCGGGCCACCTCTCGTCGCGGTGTGCCTCGTCGAGGCGGACGGTCATCTTGGGGCGGAAGGACATCCGGGGGAGGGGGTCGGGATCGAGGACCGTCCCCTGCCAGTTCCGGAGGTAGTCGATCACGCGGTCCCCTGCCCGGACTTGGGCGATCAGCGCGAAATGGAGACTGCTCTGGGCCTTGGTGTAGCGGGTGACGCGATTGCGCAACGCGCGGTAGCGGTTCGTCTCGGCTGGAGAGGTGTTGCCGCGCAAAACGGCTATCTCAAGGCGGCCGACTTCATCGGTCTGCTGGGGGTAGTCGGCGAAGGCTGCCTTCTCGCCGTCGCGGGCGAGCAGATCGAGGGGCTCGTCCCAGATCGGGCACGTGTCCGGGTCCGGGACGGCAGCGGTGAGGATCGCCACGTGGACGGCGTCGACCTCGTAGACGCGGCGCACCACGCCCTGGCGGTCTGCCAGGTCCGTCACCGTTTGGCCCAGCCAGTCGGACTCGGTGAGGGGGACGGGGTCAGGAACGGAGTCGTTGTTCACGAGTTACTCCTCGGAGGAGGCGGCGGAGGGTGCCGGGGCCTGCCGATCGACGACCCGATGCCGCTCGAGGTGAGTTTCCTCGAGGCGGGACGGAGGCCGGCGGTGTCGGTACGTCACTCGGCGCGGGAACGACTTCGGTGCGCGGGCTTCGCTGTAGCCGCTGCGCTCCGCCGTTGTCGGCGCCCTTCCGCAAAGACTACGCGAGTAAAACCAATTATGCAATATCCGAATATCTTGCGAGAGCGTCTCTCAGCCGGTCCTCCGCGAGCCGGCGGCGGACCGAGTCGGCGATGGCAGACCAGACCTTGCCCCGGGCCGGGTCATCGGGAATCGACGGTTCACCCTGCACCCCCCGAACGGTGATCACGCTGTCTCCCTGGGGCGGCCTGATGCGGTGGACCAGGATCACGGTCGGAGTGCCGTGTCCCGGGATGTAGGCGCCCGAGGTGTCGATCACCCACCTCATGTCGAAGGCCGGGAGGTACTGCTCGATGAACTTGCGGCCGAACTCCCTCTTCATGAACGAGTTCGAGGTGAGCTGGGCTACATGGCCGCCGGGGACCGCAAGCGAGAACATCAACTCGCAAAACGGCAGCGCCAGAGGGAACTTGCCAGCCGCGACCCGCGGGTACGCCTTGCGGATCAGATCACGCTGCCGCGCATCGGCAACCACGATGTAGGGCGGATTGCTGACGACCGCGTGGTAGCGGCCGCGCTCGAGAAGTGGTTCCTCACGATCCAGCAGAGAGTTCGCGCAGGCGACCTGGGCCTGCCACGCGCGCGGCAGCTGATCGATGCGGACTTTCAGAATGGAGGCGCTCGTGGCCAGCAGTCGGTATCGGGCGAGCAGCACCGCGTAGGCGTCCAGGTCGACGCCATGAACGGATTGAAGGGCACGCTCGATCGTCGCCTCACTGCCGAGGTGCGCCCCGTACGCGCGGCCACGGCGGCGGTAGACGCGGGCGGAGTGGAAGGCACCCAGAAGGATGTGACCGGTACCGCAGGCAGGATCGATCATGCGGACGTCGTGCGGTCCGATCTCGTTGGTGGCCGGCTCCAGTGAGAGCTCCAGAAGGAGTTCCGCGATCCACGGCGGCGTCTGGCACAGGGCTCTCGACCTGCGCGCGTCGGCCGACAGCGCCTGGTAGGCGTCACCGAGGCGGTAGCCGTCGACGCGGTGCGGCCCGTCGTCCATTACCTCTCCGCCGCCCCAGAAGTCCGAAAGGACTGTCCACGCGGCCGGAGTGAGGGGCGCCGTCCAGAACGGGACCACCTGCGGGTCGAGGAAGCCGGCCAGGCCGGGGTGGGCGGACGCCAGCTCCGTGATCACCCGGCGTACGGCGTCCGGCGAGCCGGGCGGCTCGGTTGCGGGCACCAGGGCATTGCGGACGCAGTGGTGGGCCACGGCGGTCACGTGGGCCCATGACACCGCCGCAGGGGTGTCGATACCGGTAGCCAGGTTCTGGATAAGGCGCTCGTGGGCGCGGGCAGAGGGCAGGGGCGCGTTCATGGAGATCGTTGTCCAGCAGTCGATGTGACGTGTTGTCAGAGGAATAGGTCGAGGATGAATTCGCCCAGCCACACAGGACGAGGACGGTCACGCCAAGCTCGATTGCGAGCTGGGGATCGTCGGTGAGGGCCCTGGTGATGAACGCGACGACCGCGCCCAGGGCAAGGCCGAGCAGAAACGATGCGAAAGGCGCAGGCGGTCGGGGTTCGGCCCGGTGGCCCGAAGATGACGCGGGGCCCCGGCGTCACCGTGAGACGAGGAGCGCCCCGTTGGACTGGGAGATTGTCATGCCTTCGCTGCGAAGGAGCGTGGAGCACAGGGACCGTAGCCCACCGGCCGACCATGGCTCAGCGTGTCCGAGGCCGGTTTCCGAAGCCAGGTCCGGGGACCACCACGCGACGGTGACGGCCTCGCGCCGTGACTCGACCAGGACTCCACTCCCCTCGCACGACCGCCGGTCGGCGAGTCGTACGTGGGGAGCCAGGATCGCCAGCACCTCTCGTCCGAGGTTCTCGTGGCTCTGGCCGGGGGGCCCGGAGCGTACCAGTGCACCGAGCGGCCGGTAGACGGTGTGGTCGTGAGGGTGATGGACGATCACGACGGCGCGTCCGGGGCCTGCCAGGCTCCGGCTGTGTCCGACAGCCACGCAGAGCTTGCGTACGTCCCGCCCACGGACGGGAGGTGCGCCGCGGTGGGCAGAGCGAGGGCTGGGGTCCGCCGCGTAGTGATCATCCCGGATGAGGGTGAGTGCATGCGTGACGTCGCTCATGCGCTGGGAGATCTCGCCGGCCCCCGGGTCGCCGCTGGCGGCGTAGCGCCACAGCGTGGCGACCGCCCGTGCGGCCGGTGCCAAGTCGGCTTCGTCCACCGTGGGTTGCGCCGAGCTGTTCCTGATGAGCCAGTCGATGACTTCTCCCGCGTACGGCGCGGAAAACGGGGCGCCTTTGAGGAGTTCCAGGAACTCCAGTGCTTCGGGTTCGGGCAGGCGAGGTTCCGTCTGCATCACGGATCTCCTCGGAGGTTGGGGCCAAGGCGGTGCGGGGGGCTTCCCTGATGTTCCGGGGAGCCCGGCGGCGCGACCTTGACGGTGGCCAATGGGGAGCGGGCTGCCTTCCGCCCGCCCACACGTCCGAGAGTACAGCAATATTTCCAATTAAGCAATGTTCAGCAGAATTGTTGGGAACTCCCGTAGTCGCCTTCAGCGGGACACGGAATTGCGGCAAATCTTTCAGAAGAGCGCGTTTGTTATCCCTGTGGAGGCTTTCCCTCCGCCTCCGGTGCTCCTCGTGAGAGGCGTCGGCGGATCTCCGAGTAGATCGTCTCCCGATACCACATAGGCTCGAACACCTCAGGGCGCTTCCGGTCCTTTGGAACGCGGTCTGGGGCCGCAATCTGTTCGCGCAGCAGATACGCCTGCATTGTGCGCCGCTGTGCAGGTTTTCCGCTGAGCGCGTTGCCGCGGATGACGCCGTATTCGCTGATGCCCAGCAGGTCCTTGGGATGCCCTTCGGGGAGGGGCTTCACGAACTGGGGTTCACTGCCGGCGTAGGCCGTCCACACCCGGGTCCTGTTCGCACGCACCCACGCGTCCACCGCCGCCTTGTCCCAGCGACCCTTCGACACAGGAGGAGGGAAGGCGGTCGCCACGACTTTGCCCTTGGCGTCGCGCCGCTCCTTGGCCTTGGTCCACACATCCACGGCCTGATAGCTCATGTTGAATCGCTTGGCCATCTCGGAGCGGCTCTCGGTGGCCGGCGCAGGACGGGCAGCAGCCGCCGGCTTGACCGCCTTTGCGCTGGGAATCCTGACGGCTGAGACCGCCTCCGACTTGGGCGGCCAGTACTGCGGCCGCATCGCCTGCACCCAGGAGTCGACACGGTCGACGTCCCGCAGCCCATCGTCGTCTGCGGCCGGAAAGGTGATCAGCTTGATCCAGGCGGCGATGTCCTTCGGTGATGCGCCGTACCGGGCACTGATTCCCGCGTCGTCGATGCGGCGACTTGTCATGGACGGTCCTTGAGGAGAGGGCTGGTGGTCGTCGAACTTACTGGTCGTCGTCCTGCGGGCCGCTGTCGGCCGCGGCCTTCGCTGCAGAGCTGCGGCGGCCGAGCGGCCGGAGCAGGTACGGCAGGGCGGTCTTGGACGTCCACATCGGCTCGTCGACCGCAGGCGTCTTGCCGTCGTTCGGGAGCCGATCGGGCCGCGCCAGTACGCCGCGTGAGATGTACGCCCTGAGAGTGGACTCAGCGGTGGGCTTTTTGCGGCCCTGCTCGCGCGCGTCGAGTTCGGCGATCACCTTGAGGCTGAGGGGGCCTGGGTTCTTCTTGAGGTACCGCTCCAGGAACTCGCTCGGCTCGCGGAGCTCGTGTGCGGCCGGCGTAGCGGGAGCCGCCTTCCCTCGCGACGCCTGCCGCGGTGTGGCGAGGAAGGGCAGGGCGGCCTCCGGGGTCCACATCGGCTCGTTGACCGCGGGCTCCTTGCCATCGCCCGGAACGCGGTCGGGCCGTGCCAGCTTGCCCTGCGAGATGTAGACACGCAGGGTCGACAGCGCCGTCGCCTTCGGCCGGCCCTGTTCCCGGCCGTCCAGCTCGGCGATCTTTTCGAGAGTGAGCAGGCCCGGGTTCTCCTCGAAATACTGCTTCAAGGACTCGCTCGGCTGCACCTCAGCGGACTCGTCCTCGGCGGCCTTCGCCGGGCTGCGCCTGCTCGCGGGTCGGCAGAGGTACGGCAGGGCAGTCTCGGGCTCCCACATCCGTTCCTCGACCGCGGGCTCCTTGCCGTCGCCCGGAACGCGGTCGGGGTGCGCCAGCTTGCCCTGCGAGATGTAGATCTTGAGAGTGGTGAGCGCGGTCGGCTTACGCCCGTGCTCCTGGCCGTCGAGTTCGGCGATCTTTTCAAGGGTGAGCAGGCCAGGGTTCTCCGCGAAGTACCGCTGCAGGAACTCGCTCGGCTCCCGCTGTTCGTCGCCACCGCTCTTCCGCCGGACGTTGCGCCGACGGGTGATGTAGGTGTAGGCCGTCTCCCGGAACCACATGTCCTCCTTCACTTCCGGCTTGCCCCCATCGTCGGGGCGCCGATCGGGCCGGGCGAGGTCGCCCTTGGAGATGTAGGTGCGCAGGGTCGCGATCGGCGTGGCCTCGCGGGAGAGGAAGTTGCCCTCAAGCTGTCCGATCAGTTTGAGCGGCAGGAGGTCCGTCGCATCGCCGGCAGGCAGCGCGGTGGCCTTCTGCTTCTGCTTGGGGTGAGCCGCGACCCAAGCCTCCGGCTTGTGCTCCAGGACCCACTCGTCGACGGCTGTCTCGTCGTACAGCTGGGTCTTGCCCCAGCCCTTGTCGAGGAAGCCGGGAAACGTCGGCTCGAGCGACCAGGAGGCCGCGGTCGAACCGCCCACCTTGTATCGCTTAGCGATCTTCTCGAGAGTGGTCTGCTTGATCTTTGAGTTTGCGGGAATCATCGTCTGCTCCAGGGCCTGCGTGGCCTGATCGTCTCCTGCCGGCGGAGTTGAGGTGCCGGCGAGTGATGCTGTTGTACGTGGCCAGCGGCCCCTTCCCACGATTCCGCCAGTAGGCCGGAATGACGCAGGGAGAGACCAGGCTCACAACGTACAGCGATACATGCAATTAAGCAATTCACGGGCGTGTCGGGGTTGACTCGTCCATGGGACGGCGTACGAGCGGGCCCGGGAGCATGTGCTCCGGGGCCCGCCCCAGGTGTCGTGCCGACGCAGTGCGGTCCTGTGCCGGCGCGTGCGGTCGTTTGAAGTGGAAGGTCAGGAAGCGAGGTCAAGGGCGGCTTCGGCGGCGCGCTGCCGCTTCTCCGCGAGCTTCTTGTCCAGCGCTCGCTGCAAGCTGGAGAAGGTCTCGCTGCCCTGCCGTTTGAGCAGCATCGGGATCCGGTTGGCTGGGATTCCGACCATGTGCGAGTCGCTCAGCACGGACAGAAGGTCTGATTCCGTCTGATCGGTATAACCTGCTTCCTCCAGCTCCGCGACACTGGGAAATACGTCGGCGTGGCGATCGGTTTCCAGATCGAGCAGCTTGTCCTCCTTTCCACCCAGGCTGTAGCACCACAGAAAATTCTTTGGCGGATTCGGCTCGACCAGCCGCCGGAATCTGGATACGGACTTCGTGTAGCAGTAGAACCAGGTGTCCTCAGGCGCATTCCGCATGATTCGCAGCCACGCCTCAAGATATTCGTCGGAGAAAAAATCACCGGAATCGTGCAGCCTGATCCATTTTCCCCGGTACCGCTTGTGGCGGAGCTCCTCCGCCATCTGGACTTCCCAGTCGGCGAGAGCGTGCTTCACCATCCACATGTTGCGCTCGTGCGCCGCCAGCACGACCGGCCACCGGTAAGTGCCGACCCGGGCGTAGCACAGCTTCGCGCAGGCCCCGGCCTCCGGGCAGGCGTTGTATGTCGTGCCGTCCTGGAAATGACCTCCCCACGCCGGCAGCGGCCAATTGAAGATCCCTTCGGCTCGCAGCTGCCGGTTCTGGGTCAGGAGCCACCGGCGCGGCTTCGGCGGCGTGGTGCGGGATTCGTCGGTCGTTGTGTCGGTGCTCATGTCGTGCTTTCCGTCTGGTCACAATCCCCGGCATCGGCCGGGCAGTTGGCGTGGGGCGCGGCACAGGCGTGCACCCCGAACTTGGTGATGCCGCCCGGCGTCATCAGCGCCAGGTACGCGAGACCGAGGTCCAGTTGGGTGCCGGCCTCGGCGGTGTGCTTCGTCTTCTGGAACTGGAGGGCATCGCCGCGGCTGCCGATGGCGGTGGCCGCTTTCGCCCGGAGCGGATCCAAGGCGTGGGCCGGCATGCGGCACACCTCGAGCATGGCGATCGGTAGCGCGAACAGCAGGTGCTCGGCGAGCCCGTCGTGGAAGACCTGTTCCTTCTCGGTGAGCCGGCGGGGAGCCGGCACCGTGACGACGGTGATGTGTTGTTCGGCCTGCGGGAACGGGGAGGACGAGCGGGTCATCGGTGCTGCTTCTATCTGGTTCAGTGCGTGGTCTACGGGTCGCCGTACACCGCGGGTCGGGTTGCTGTTCGTGGGTCTGGCTACTCGCGCGAGATCGGACA
This sequence is a window from Streptomyces sp. NBC_00582. Protein-coding genes within it:
- a CDS encoding Eco57I restriction-modification methylase domain-containing protein — encoded protein: MNAPLPSARAHERLIQNLATGIDTPAAVSWAHVTAVAHHCVRNALVPATEPPGSPDAVRRVITELASAHPGLAGFLDPQVVPFWTAPLTPAAWTVLSDFWGGGEVMDDGPHRVDGYRLGDAYQALSADARRSRALCQTPPWIAELLLELSLEPATNEIGPHDVRMIDPACGTGHILLGAFHSARVYRRRGRAYGAHLGSEATIERALQSVHGVDLDAYAVLLARYRLLATSASILKVRIDQLPRAWQAQVACANSLLDREEPLLERGRYHAVVSNPPYIVVADARQRDLIRKAYPRVAAGKFPLALPFCELMFSLAVPGGHVAQLTSNSFMKREFGRKFIEQYLPAFDMRWVIDTSGAYIPGHGTPTVILVHRIRPPQGDSVITVRGVQGEPSIPDDPARGKVWSAIADSVRRRLAEDRLRDALARYSDIA
- a CDS encoding YgjP-like metallopeptidase domain-containing protein is translated as MTPTAAPDGSEADTLIHDITAALEADGTLDAGTFDVVMSHRRTQHALTTRLDGRRVVRVLPTSTPSEIMRFVRQNASLLELHAQRMAERAPLHPDKHLADGCKLTWLGTPVRLYLVDTPVPVHLRQGAGAGLLVAYRGDITRQGARPIIDWYARAGRAWLETAAPARWSRLRTRRPLPQLAVRDIGRRHGGIYQEQAHELTLHWAVFQLPPLLLEYVLVHELVHGTRPRGRSHGPEFRVRLRRALPDAPARHEQFKAAFRLLWIGDTR
- a CDS encoding GP88 family protein, with the protein product MSTDTTTDESRTTPPKPRRWLLTQNRQLRAEGIFNWPLPAWGGHFQDGTTYNACPEAGACAKLCYARVGTYRWPVVLAAHERNMWMVKHALADWEVQMAEELRHKRYRGKWIRLHDSGDFFSDEYLEAWLRIMRNAPEDTWFYCYTKSVSRFRRLVEPNPPKNFLWCYSLGGKEDKLLDLETDRHADVFPSVAELEEAGYTDQTESDLLSVLSDSHMVGIPANRIPMLLKRQGSETFSSLQRALDKKLAEKRQRAAEAALDLAS
- a CDS encoding N-6 DNA methylase, with amino-acid sequence MAHPDFAARLTEALSSVRQPAPTPALALVPEAPAADSPDCADPGCARHAGVSNPPHFPITRRSGADLGESIADAWYGSCGSSRMDIPMGVVAALALWPSKSEGAMHAGALSSYIAAQPPRVLVKGYAEVYAATWMLRPDLMDVAAPIFRWTEEDLGEQELRGIAAVTRAALRAGVLHYTGDSDPYFRCDIDLMSWTITNLRHNSSRKGLGEYHTPPEITDLMARMLMGTTESPHVVKGAGESFNEPTAGTGGMFRSAVQGMRERGLNPHERTWVMQELNPLAAAGAAVNAVVWDLGPGAVVVVGDTLAQGDLSREAFAHQRAMQAHRDTIRQATAFALATRDAVRMLDAVTADHAA